The segment AAATACCTCCAAGTCAACCTTATAGCCTTTGACTGTAATCAAAGCTAGGGACAAGACTTGGCCATATTGATTTTAACCACACCTCTGCCAGCATTCACAGGTGTTTCAAAACTGTTAAGattgaaataaatatttaaaataaaaatataatatcAAAGACATAACCACATTAAGATACATCAATAACTAAAACAATAAAGCAAAATTGTATTTCTTGGAAGAAATTTATTGTCCCCCTTGTATCCTAAATATTTTATCTGAAATCAATGTGTCCTCCAACCCCGCACCAATCAAACCAGGAAATCTGGTTTCGGCCCACCGCGAAGACAGAAACACAATGAAATTACCTCTCCAAACCAGGATTTCACTGAAAATCTTTCCACAGTGAAGTACCATCAGTTCTGATCAGAACCAACAGCAAATCTGTCTCTTTCTATTGGTTCCAAATCATGAATACCACACCAAGCACATGAAGTTTCAAAGCATCACAGCCACCTTGGGCAAAAAGAAAACATGGTATCCCATTCATATTGAAAACAATAAACATGAGGAAGACAGAAAAAGGCACAGTAATAATTTTACATTTCTATTGCTGAAAATATCACTTCATATTAAACTTCAGAAAGTCCCACACACTCAATAAGTATCAATTCTAAGTGTAAGATAATCAAAGAACAAACTGATAATTAAGAAACTAAAAGACAGAATGACAGCAAAATCAACAAGACAGAGCAATGTTTCCAGAACATGATTTTTCTGTCCATTAATATGAATTGCAGGTGGTGGAGTAAATAGAATATAATGACTGGAAGGACTCAGTAAGAGACATTTACTCctgcacacaaacatacacaatgAGGTAACTTCATGCTCATCGGCATACTGAGTTAGTTATTCTGCTTATATTATgccattttttaaatttagaattGCAGGCAAATTTTTGACTGGAATGTCAGAATTGCTTTTATTAAGTGTCCTTGAAGTTTACGATCATGCTTTGGAGATGCTCAGTAGAAACTTGTGAAGTCTGGGGAAAGGAAAGTTACACTTAACTCATAACTCAATCAATGTGGTGAAATTCTAGTTGAATAAGTAGTATAATTTATAATGGAATAAACTAAAGACAAGTTGATTATTGATCTAGTTTTAAGTGTTTGTTTTGTTTTCAAACAGGTTCTGATCAGTACACTACAGTGCAATTATGCTGATCAATTGGAACTAACTTAACATTGATATTAGATGTCTTCAATATTTCATGCAGGTAATCAGTGACATTCTTTGATAACTGCCGTTCCCTTCCCAAAATCCAGATATAATCATGGTGCGTTATAAGAGCACTGGCGCATGAGAGCACCAGAGAGTAAGTTGTATAATCGGTGGCCAATACCCAGTATGGCATAAGGATGTGGTCTGCAAAAGCAAATATACATTACATTAATATAGGAAAGCTTACAGTTTTCTCAGGAAATAGTGGCTGCATAAAACTTTAGATACACTGGGCACAGAACTTCCAAATGATAGATGTAAAAGTATCCATATCAGATCTTTTGGACCCTCTCAGTACACCAAATTCTTGGCCTCTGCCATCACTTCCAAACTCTGCAACTCCCCTACTCTGTCAATTTTATAGGTTGGTGTAAAGTCATGAGCCTTGAATAATGTTCAATTAAAGTATCAGAAGGTCAGCTCTTTTAGattaacacaaaggttggtggggaAACTCGGCTGGTATTCTGCctcacccactgagttcctccagtaccttTGTGTTGCTGCAGATGCCAGCATCAGCAATCTCTTTTGTCTCCACCTGCTCTTTTAACTTCTTAAGATGACTCTGGTATAGCTATATCATATATTTTAACTGAAAAAAGTCATAATGTACAAAAAAGACACAAATTTCCCTTTGACAGTGGAATTGCCTCGGCAGCAGCTAATTGTTATAAACTGCCTATCAGAAGTCGTAATTGAAAAACAAAGGACATTAAAACTAACAAGCACTATGGCCTCCAACTGGAGTATTTTTGAATGGAGTTCAGCATCCCACTAAACTTGATAAGGAATGCAAGATTAAAATTCTTGAATTTAGCATAATTAAACATACAGCCCATTTTTAGAGATGCATTTATGTTGCTGAAAAAAATAGTAGATCCTGGAAActggaaataaaagcagaaaatcctAAAAAAAATCTTGTCAAGTTAGACAATacctgcagaaagagaaacagagtcaacgTTTCAAGTCAAAGACCCTTTTTCAGAATGTTCAACATGAAACATTAAATGTTActctttgcacagatgctgccagacctgctgattccagcattttctactttttgtttcagatttgtgTTGCTGCTGATCGTTCATGAGGAATAGACCTCGAACAAGGATTCTTTTTTTTATAGATCATGTTCTGTGATCTCCACTTCCTGCAAGAAAGTATAGTACAACTTGCGTTCTGTCAAACCGTATGTTATAGTTAATATCAAAGACAATTCTTATTTCATATTGTATATTAAAGATCTTAATTGAGGACACCTACAAATTCTGCTGCCATTTTAAATCTTCTCATCCATTACCTGCTTAAATGAGTTTGGTTGTAATAGTAGAATTACCCAAGAAATCAGAAAGCAAGGAGTCCTCAGTTGACATAGCATACCAGCAAGAGACACAACATTAGCACAGGACCATAACAGAAAGGTTaactccacactcccaatgggaaaTTGCATTTATAGACAGTTTGGACCAAAGAAGCCATTGCAATGCAAAGTTGCAGATATCAGGTAGAACAATGAAAGAAGTTATAAATGTTTGCTGTAACATCTGTCATAAGAAAAACAGTTGAAGCATCAGATCAAGGCattcagcagaaatggaaaatgtTGGAAAAGTAGAAGGTTTCAAGTAGAAAGATTGGCAAATGAGGGTATGAGCAGAAATAAAACAACATAGGGCGAGATTAAATGACAAAACTGATGCAACAGGGAGGACAAACACAGGTTCTGTGACTACAAAACAAAACATTGCTTTCAGTTGGTGAACATAGTCCCAAACTTTTGATTGCCTGACACAATTTCTTGATTCCATTCTTATGAATATTGCTACTTACCCAATGGACTCATGCCAAAACTGCCCCACCGTTCATATTCTGTTGAAttaacaaaataattattttaatttacAAACATTACTGTAAGAGCAGAAGACATCTAGATGTAGTCAAAAGTAAGCACCTCCTACATATCAGGAAACTGTCAGTACTTTAATGGAGCGGCGGTCTGGATAAAGTAGATCTAAACCTGGAATTCACATTCTACAGACTGACAGCTGAGTTTGTATAtaaatttatgaggggtataaaggGGTAGATTGCAGGACACCTTCCCCGTAACAAAGACAAATAAAAGGAAAAagggcatagaacatagaaatctacagcacattacaggccctttggctcacaatgttgtgaggaccatgtaacctactcttgaAACTGCCTAAAATTTCCCTAACACGTAGAGCTTAGAAAAAATGTACTTatctatgagtctcttaaaagaccctattgtatccacctccaccgtcagcgttggcagtgcattctatgcacccaccactctctgtgtgaaaaatttacctctgacatcccccttgtacgtACTtgcaagcaccataaaactatccctcctcatgttagccatttcagctctggaaagaagcctctggttatccacacaatcaatgcctttcatcatcttatacacctctatcagctcacctcttatcctctgtcgctcaaaggccaagttcactcaacctattctcataaggcatgttccccaatccaggcaaaatccttgtaggtctcctctgcaccctttctatggtttccacgtctttGCTATAgtaaggcaaccagaattgagcacagtactccaagtggggtcggaccagggtcctatatagctgccacattacctctcggctcttaaactcaatctcatgtttgatgaaggccaatgcaccatatgccttcttagcaacactgtcaacgggtgcaacagctttgagtatcccatggacacagaccccaagatctcactgatccactattgctcctgattggtcctattctcacacagctcattctcttgctcttcaatacatgtagaatgccttggggttttccttaatcctgttcaccatgccttctcatggccccttctagctttcctaatttcattcttgagctccttcctggcacctcTGTAATCTTTTAGAGTTCTAACagcacctagtttcttgaacctctcataagcttttcttttcttcttagctAGATTTTCCctatcctttgtacaccatggttcttttaccctaccaccTTTTCTCTGCCTCAATGGCACATACcaatgcagaacaccatgcaaatgttccctgaacatttgccacatttctgtcgtatatttccctgagaacatctcctCCCAgcttatgttcccaagttcctgctcaatagcatcatatttctccCTACTCCAATCAAATGTTTTCCcgaattgtctgctcctatccctctccagcgctatggtaaaggagatagagttgtgatcactacctccacaatgctctcccaccgagagatgtgacacctgaccaggttcatttcccaaaagATTTACGGCAAGGGATAAGTGACTAGGAGGGGAATCTTTCACCTTGAGATTGGCAAGTACCTGGAGTGCACTGTCTGAGGAAGTGTTTGAAGGTGGGTTGCTGATAGCACTTGTTAGATGAACACCTGGATCTGCCCGGGGTGAAGAGAGCTATGGACCAAGTGTTGGGAAATGGCATAAATATGCAAAGGTGCCCACGAGTTGCCGTGGACAACATAAGCTGATCAGCTCACTCACACTCTACTGTTCTCTGATTCCATTACTGCCTTTTCATTTCCAACATTGACTCGAGGgtacaaaacaaaaagaaaatgatGAATTACAGGACAACATGAATACATGCTGGTTGGCTCCCTAAGATTCCCCCAGCTTGGGTATTTTCAGAAAGAAGAACTTGCCGGATGAAAGCCAGCTGGAACCTGAGGGGAGACCCACCAGTTTCTAATGAATGGCCCAGAACGAGCCTCACCCACAAAACCATTCACCGTTGCCAAAGCCACATGCACCTTGCAGTCATCTGTCCAATTTTAACTGTTTCTAATTGTTTTAaaatggaaataacattaaaagcCATAGATACattgttaaaaaaaattaaggtCACATGTAAACACAAAAATAGCCATAACTCAAGTGATTACACAAAAATGGTAATATACCTcatccttccccttcttccatgaaGCTATAAAATCTCAGTTGAAATGAATGAACTCCTATATTTTACACCAATCCTAACCTGATACAGGACCTACAAGtacattccacaaaataagtGCTGGGGAATTTCAGCAAGTCAGTGAAGTCCAGTTATAAAGTATGCAGGCAGATTAGTTGCAGATCTAGGTGTGTACATGCTGAGATCTCAATCTTGTTAGCATAAACACAGCTAAACATTGGCAGTTTGCTGTTTGACAGCCATCAAAGCCTTGTAAAATTCGGGGATAATCTACTCCAGAAGGCATTCCATTTTTCCAGTCCATCATAATCCTGTAACTTCATCCAATTCAGTTGctaggacttgagttatagagaaaggttgaataggttagaacttcattcACAAGAGCATagtagaatgaggagagatttgatagaggtatataaagtaTGAGGGGttttgatagggtaaatgtaagtaggcttttttccactgaaactggctgagactagaattagaggtcatgggttttaggtgaaagatgaaatgtttaaggggaacatgaggggaaacttcttcactcagagcaaggtgagagtgtggagtgaacatttgatttcaacatttaagagaaatttgactaggtacatggatggaggggCTGTGGTCTGAATGCAAGCTGATagcactaggcagattaatagtttggcatagactagatggaccgaagggcctgtttctttgctgcatGAATGATTCTATGAATCAATTTTCTGAAGGATTTCATCTATATCTAATTTTATGTTCACTTTGCTTAAAGTTGAGGTCAATGAAAGAAATGGAGCGTGAGAGCAGAGAGGATAGGGAAAATAATCTAATGTTCTCTGTTTTACACAGGTGAGAGTGCaatatgcctgcctcttcatttgCACTAATATTTTTGATACGTTCTTCAGGTTAAAAGATCGTCAGCTCTGAGTATGCTATCCATACCAAGCAAAACCATCAGCACAGCTATTTGCCTACAAGTTCACCTCACGACATTGAAATTTACTTTTTGTTATTGACTGACTACAATTATAAACAAAGCAAATTCTGTGAAGCAATCTGCAAGAAGGTAAGCAATCATTTTCACATACTTACCATTTGTaattctgaagaaaaatttggcTGGATTTTTCTCAGTAGAAGAGTAAAATACATCTCCTTTATGAATATTTAGAGAATTGCCTTTCCTGCACAGATGAAAATAATGTTAAATGATCCGCCAAGTTCAATTAAAAATGTTGGGTTAACTAAAAGACTTAGTTTTATATCACTGAATAATTTATTTTTGAATCAATGATAGCACATCATGGACAAAATTTAAAAATACATACTTGATTTTAAATATGTTGTAATTAATTTTAAATGTACTTTTAAAAGTTTGCATATTTGTTGAATAATTTAATTAGTTTATCAATTAAAATATTTCCATGTTCTAAATGTCCCTGCCCATCAGAGAAACTTGGAAACAGTGAAACTGCACTCTGACAGGTGAGGAGCCATCAGAAGGCTAGAAGGGAGCTGCTGAAGCTGGGACTACAGGATGTGAATTCCAGCCGCCTAGCCACCATTTGGGCCAGTGAATCTTTGAGAAAAGCTGCAGAATTGAGGCCTCAAAGTCCAAGTTGCAACCAGTTAGTGCAGTTGCAGAATGAGCATTGAGTGGGTTGGGTTGTCAGCTGCTAGTCAATGAATGGACGCATACTGGAGAAAGGATATTGTAGTAGTGGTGAACTCAGaaggtgtcagaaacacagcacagtggttagcacaatgctttacagtacagcggACCCAacttcagttcctgctgctgcctgtaaggagtctgcatgttctccccatgaccacatgggtttccttcagatgctctggtttccacccacagaccaaagacgtaccagtcttTGGTAGcttaactggccattgtaaattgtcccgtgattacggTCAGATTAAATAGAGGGATTTGTGGGCGGCATGGCTCAAAGcaccagaagggtctattccgcTCCGCAGCTCAATAATCTTTTTTAAATATGACATTTTATATTGCTGTAAGTAATTTCTTTATAGTAGCAGGAAAGTATAGAGGTTGATGGGTTAAAACCTGGAAGACTTGAATGTccaagaaattaaaaaaaatagaagttTCATTTCGATATGTGCTCAAGGACCAGTATGGTCACGGATGAGGCCATTTTTAATAGCAGGTACAAGGTAATCTAGTTAAAGGCAAGTCAGTTGGCTTAGTGCCTATGGCAAGCAAATTTTCAAAACCTCTGATGTTGAAAATACCACAGATCCAAATAAGTAATCAGTGGCAGCCAGCACCAATTTTACTAAGGGAGCTCAaatatgtgcagttttgggataATGGTGGGGGTAGGTAGGGGCACTGTGGTAGTTCTAGTATATACAGTTTCAGCAAAAAAACTTAAATGGCAAATGACATGAAAAGATAAAGAATCAAGGAATTGCAGTGACGACAACAAAATGGATTTTTAAATGGTTTTAAAGAAACAGTACAAAAAGTGAAGCAGCTTTTTGAGCATTTGAATAAAAATATTTGAAGGTGAAGTTCTTCCGAATGCCGCTTTGTTTACTCTGCTTCTCAACAATTTGggtgttggttaaaaaaaaaaacggGACACTCGGATTGCTTTATAAAAATCTGTAGAAAACTGCTCTGTAATATTGATAAAATGCGAGAATTGGTTAAAATGGCAGATGCATCTCAGTGAAAGAACTTATTTTTAGTCGAACAGAAAATCAACATGCGATTGGGGTCTTCTTCGATTTCACTGCAAACAGAATGGAGATTCAATCTGATAAAGAGCACACATATAGtaatcatcagaatcagatttgttacCACCGGCATTTTCAGCACGGGGCATTCGATTTcggcaccattctgtaaggagtctcggTACGTCcaccccgtggaatgcatgggtttttccccaggtgctctggtttcctcccacaactcCAAAGACGTACCACTCAATCGCTCTGTTTCCCAAGTAAAAAAATCACTCATGCTGTTGTTACACAAGAGAAATATTTACCTTTCACTTAAAGGATATCTCTGGGGTACTTactccacatactgtgtcaggagcTCAATCTTATGTTCTTCGTTTATTGAGTATTTTTCCTTAATGCACCTAGTGTCGCTGTCAGTAGAACCAGATCGTTCAATTTCATACCATGTTCCCAAATACTGAGAAATTAAATACATATTAGTATAGACAAATGATGCCATTGAAGCAGATTAATCAGCACCAATAATGCACTATTCAAAATACCACTAGAAGGAAACTCCAGTCCACTGGTAGTGTAGGGATAACTTTACAACAATTATTACCGACTTTGCTCTGTTTAAAGAAGTACAGGGAGAGTACAAGTGCATTCTGGAACTTCCATTATTTAATGGTCACAAATATTAAAGTCAgtaagaggggaaaaaaagcccATCTTTCCTGTCTAGTAGAAAATTAAGTTGGGGCTTAGGCAGTTTTTCATATAACAGGGGAAAAATAATTAAATTCATGTGGTCATGTAGTGCTATTCTTCTCTAAGGGATTTCAATGACTGGTTCAGCAAATCACATCAGTAAGATGAACATCTACAGAAAATTAATAACCTGTTTCATTGTCATTCAAAAGCAAATGGACATGCCATGATTTGGATGGTAATGTTTTCTCAGATTGGATTAGGAACAGTTAAGAACCATACTGTATGGACTATCCAAAGAAAAAGGAATGAACAACAGATTAAGATTTAGAATACTCCTCCACTAACAGTTTTATAAGCAAAAACTTGTTTTAATAAATTGTCAAAAGCATAATAGCAAAGAAGTATAGATGGTAAAGAAAAATTTAATGAGTCAGGTGATGAAAAAGGCATTGAATGGATGAAAGGGAAGAGaaacagttcatttatttattgaatagGCCCTTCCGAACCTCCGAGCCATGCCGCCCTGCAATTCCCagattaaccccagcctaatcacaggacaattcagtcgttggactgtgggaggaaactggagcacgcgGAGGAAAACCATGTGGTCAAGGGTGTACGTTAAAACTCCTCACAAGCAGCAGTGCAAATTGAACCCTGACtgccggtactgtaaagcattgtgctaaccactatgctaccgtgctgccctagTTGTATTCGGTAGGATATTATCAGATGGTATGGCAAAGACCATGGGAAGTCAATTCTTGTCCAAAGAGTATTCAACAAAAACCATGAAATTGCACTAACTctaattcaaacaacaggaattctgcagatgctggaaattcaagcaacacacatcaaagttgctggtgaacgcagcaggccaggcagcatttctaggaagaggtacagtcacctctacctagagatgctgcctggcttgctgcattcaccagcaactttgatgtgtgttgcctaacTCTAATTCATATCGTTGAGAAAGCTCAACATATGGCGAGAATAGGAAGGGAATTCAGGATCAGGTTACATACAAAATTTTAAGCTTAAATCACATGCTAGGAACTAAGTTAAGGTCTGCTAAAATAGAAGTAAAAAAATCAATGATTGCATTTCATTGAACACTCCACCTTCATAGGTCAGTGGAAAAAACATTGCACCTCAGGAACTGAAACAATCCTTGGAAGTGTTTTTAACCTCACACCAAAACTTCTTACCTTCTTTTTATATCCTGATCATCCATTTGTCTAAGAattgtttagataatacaaatgagCTGTTATGCAAAAAGAAAAGCCAATCACCTGATTGAGGATTTGGAAAATAAATACCAACCTCACTTCTCCTACAACCCCATCGATGAAATGTTGAAACTACCACAGAAGCAGGCATGCTTTATCAAACTGTTCCTCCCCATACAACCACAACCCTAGCCTGCTGATGTTATTTGTTATTTGCTGAACAAATTATAATTATAACACAATATTTCTTTACACAATTTGGATTGATTTCTCTGAAACATCTCAAGTTATGGGGCAACCTCATAGATGCTTATAAAATTACACCCAGTGGCTACTTTACTAGGTACAACTGCTTAttactacaaatatctaatcagttaaTTATGAGGTATCCACACCAGCATTCAAGGTGAatgttcccgggttcgaatctggctggctccttgcacacttttcaTCTGCACTggattgagcatcgagctagcaacccgGCCTCGTCGATAAACAGTCAAATGCTAAAGAAGCGGCCAAGGTTGCCCCCTCATGCACCAACAACAACTCAAGGTATAAAAGCTTGAGGGCATGGTTACAAgcttcagttattgttcagaccaaatataagaatggggaagaaatgtaatctaagtgactttgaccatggaacgattgtcggtaccagacagggtggtttgaatatcacagaaattgctgatctcctggaattttcatacacagcagtctctagagattatgagaatggtgcaaaaacaaaaaaaaataaataatccaGTGATCACCAGTTATTTGGCAAAAATgacttgttgatgagagaggtcagaggagattgattcaagctgacgggaaggcaacattaactcaaataaccgcaatgcagaagagcatctctaaatgcataCATGATGGGCTACAACAGCCAACGACTACAAGCATACACCAggaggtcactttattaggtgctgaaggtactaataaagtgggcactgcacttatgagagaggtggagagggttgacAGTCAAaatccgcccccccccacccccggcaagGTAGAAGAATCAGACATTAGAGGACACACTTTTTAAGTTGAGAAGAGGAAAAATTAGAAGAAGATGTGCCAGGCAAGTTTTGTACACAGAGTGTGGTAGATGCCAGgagcagtggtggaagcagatatggtaGTGACATTCGATAGGCTGTTAAACAAATACACCAATATGCGGGGAATGAAGGAATATAAATCACACGCAGGAAGAAGAGATttggtttaatttggcattgctTTCAGTGCAAACATCACGGACCTAATGGCATGTTCCTtttttgttcagtgttctgcataAAATAAAACTGGTCCACTACACATCTGAAAAAAGAGAATGTTGTCACTAACCTGAGACATGGTGAAATTTTCTTGAACTTTATGATGTTTACAGGGACCGAAGCTTCCCCTTGCAATGGAACAAAATTGGGTCGCAAACAGCAACGACAGGTACAGCAGCTGCATCATATCGTCTAAAGGGACCCTGGAGCACAAGAGAGAGTTCTTAAAAGTCTGAAGCTGACTGAATGCCAAGAAGCGtggtaattgaattgaatttctcACATCCTtctcacatccttcacatacacgatgagtaaaaatctttatgttacgtctccgtctaaatgtgcaatttatcgtAGTTTGTAATAAACAGTAGGTACAATAGTGCCCCGTCCATTTAAACAAGACACTTCGCTCGCAGCAACTAATTCAACTGGTGTAAAGTTGCAAGATTCACGTTACAAATACTGTGTTCGGTATTACTAGCCCCATTCGCCCACTAAGTTgaccatttctgtagaaatacAATGTCTTGATTGCTGTTTCCCTGACTGAAAATAAGGCCACGGTTTCCCTTTCAAGTGCACGGGAGGGGGGCAACTTCAGTATAACTGCTTTGAGTGAAGCACTGATCGATTATTTTTCCAATTCCTTCCAACGCTAGAATCGATGCCCTTTTAGCAGAGGCGCCAACATGTTGTGCTGCAAGTTTCTCAAATCGCGTTCACCATCAAGTGCACAAGTACAGTGAGATACAGGTACAATaataaacttgcttgcagcagcatcacaggtgcgTAGGTACAGTTAACGCACATAATATATAATTTATACTACTTCATGCTAGTTATAATTACAATAAATGTATTACTATATTAATTATACTAATTTAGACTATTATAGTTTCTACGTTTTGTTGGGCTTTATTTTACTGAAAGTTCAATCTTATAGCAAATTTGTAACTGCCTCGAAAAACAGATTTGACGGCCGCAAGTGTACTTCGATGACAAGAGTCTGCTCGCCTTTGGAAACAGATGCGGGTGTGTCCAAAAATCTCTTCGCTTGGACGAATATATTTGGGCCTCGAGATTCAGATTGCAGAGGACAGATACAAACGGGGAAAGCGCTTCCGCTTTGCAGAAcagtttttttttggaatatCCTTTATTCTCCGGTGCTCAGTTTGTTGATGGTGCCAGCCAAAAGGATCAGTTAACAACCTTCCTCTGTGCGCAGTACCCACCAACACTTCCAATTGCTAATGCTTTGTTAAATGGTTGATTTCCGCTCACCTTGATCTCTGAACGTATCAAACAACTTTGTCCCTTCTGCCTCATTTGCAAAATACGCCAATTCACTCTCGACTTGTGTTTAAGCCCTACCTGCAAGTTACCCATGATACAAGTTAACTCAGATCTCTGTCACCCTCCTCGTTTCAGTTTTACATTTCTCCACCCGGGTTTTAATAGTCAAACCATGCGGTCAAATAAGCCTATCTCTGTATATATTAAAAACTCTCTTTGAACAACTGAACAGGAGGCAGCAACGGAAATCCACGTTCACACaaaccagctccagttccttaataaaTGACCGGACCTGCAAAATAAACCAGTTTTTTTCATTTCCAAGGGAATTCAATTTATGTTGACGGATTTCTTCAAAGTCTCGCAAAACACAACTAGGCACTGACTCCATTCAAAATAAGTAGTACTTTGCGCAGAATTATCATATTTCATTAAAACGGAACGATATCACAGAAATCCCCTCGCTACATCGGCTCCTCCCCACTTTGAATTACAAAACCTTCAGGTGTCAATAACCCC is part of the Mobula birostris isolate sMobBir1 chromosome 4, sMobBir1.hap1, whole genome shotgun sequence genome and harbors:
- the LOC140195878 gene encoding apolipoprotein D-like, with product MMQLLYLSLLFATQFCSIARGSFGPCKHHKVQENFTMSQYLGTWYEIERSGSTDSDTRCIKEKYSINEEHKIELLTQYVEKGNSLNIHKGDVFYSSTEKNPAKFFFRITNEYERWGSFGMSPLDHILMPYWVLATDYTTYSLVLSCASALITHHDYIWILGRERQLSKNVTDYLHEILKTSNINVKLVPIDQHNCTVVY